The Candidatus Bathyarchaeota archaeon genomic sequence TCCTTCATATGAGGGGCAACCCCGTCCATGATGGGCCCCGGTAGAACCTTGACTCCGAGTTTAGGCATAGATTCGACGAACCTGGCGCAGCAGTTCGGCTCGGTGAATATGGCTTCGCTGAGGTCTTTACCTATTTTAAGCCTGTTCACGTCGAAGGCTGCTACGAACTCTATATCCCCTATGTGGTAGCCTCCGAAATCCACGTGCATAATCCCTGGAACCCTGTCGTCTTCCTTGGCGTTTCTGTAATAGTAGACCCCTTGCACGAGCGCCGACGCACAGTTTCCAACACCTGCTATCGCAACCCGGATTTTCAAAAGGATCACCTCCGATTTTTCGCCTATGTATGCAAATTTTTGTTAAAGAGTCTGGATAGTTGATGACTATTTTATTCAAATTTAGCAATTGGTTTATATGTCATATCGGTTCGATAGGTGATACTGGTGTGATCTGTACTGGGCAACAGATATATAAAAATTTTCCCAGATCTCCAGGCGGAAGAAGGTGAGCGCTTGTCCAAACCTCGAGAAGGTGAATCCACTACCTTAAAGAGAGCGGTTAAGATAGTCGATGAGCCGAAGATATTGATGGATCCTGTTAGGAGAGAGATCTTAAGGCTTCTGGCGATAAGGCCTTTGACCGCGACTCAGCTTGCTGAGAAACTTGGTCTTACGAAATCGACGGTTAGCCACCACATCCAGGTGCTGAAGAGGGCTGGATTGATAAGGATTAAATGGACCCGGCTTGAGTCCCATGGAATACTGGAGAAATACTATGAGCCTACGGCGCTTCTCTTTATCGAGGATTACCATAAGATACCTAAAGGTATGAAGAATCATTTTCTTATGGTTCACATGGAGCGGTTACGAGGTGTTCTCATAGCGCTTTATCTGATGGGACGTAAAGTTCGTATTACTAGGCTGATGAAGAAGAGTACCGGTCGTGAAGCTGGGTTTTCACGTGAACCTGACCCGTTGAGAGAGTTGGCTGGCGAGGTTCTCGAGTGCATGACTAGGCTAGGTGCGAAGTATGAGAATGAGCTTACCGATATGGATGGAGAAACCTTATTGGTGAAAATATACGGTGAAGCCTTAAGGTCGATAATGTCTAGAAATGCTTGGAGAAGTCTTAACCTTGGACTGTAAGGGATGGGATCGAACGAGAGTTTTTATCATCGGCTCTTTAGTCTCTCGGCTTTCTCAGTAGCCTTAGATACGGCCGATATGAACGCCGCTCTCACAGCCCTTTCCTCCAGCTCTAGTAGCCCCTCTACGGTGGTTCCGCCTGGTGTGGCTACCATGTCTTTAAGCTTAGCCGGGTGTTCCCCTGTCTCTAAAACCATCTTAGCCGCGCCTAGCGTGGTCTGGGCGGCTAAAGTAAGCGCTATGTCTTTAGGTAACCCCATTCTTACTCCTGCGTCTGCAAGAGCTTCTATGACCAAATATATGTAGGCTGGCCCGCTCCCTACTAACCCTGTAGCCAGGTTCAGATACTCCTCCCTAAGTCTGACGGTTCGGCCTAAAAGGCCTAGGATTCTAACGGTTTTATCGAGGTTCTCGGGTTTTACACGTGCTGAAGGTGCGTATACAAGCATGGCTTCCCGGACTCTACATGCGAGATTAGGCATGACACGGACTACCTGTGTGCCTTCTGGTAGGTGTTCTTCTATATGGCTTATGGGAACTCCTGCGGCGATGGAGACGACGACGGTCTCGGGTTTAAGATGCGGTGATATAGACGATAGGGCTGAGGCCATGTCTTTAGGTTTCACAGCTACGAAGACTATCTCGGCGTTCTCTAATGCTTCTTCTACGGTTTCTGGGCATCTAACGCCGTAGGTATCGTTTATGTACCGCCTTCTCATCGGAGATATGTCGTAGGCCTTCAGGTCGCTGGGTTTATACACTCCCGAGGATAAAAGACCGGCTATTATCGCCTCACCCATCTTTCCGGCTCCGACTACGGATACCTTGACCGGTTTATCCTGCTCCTCCATGATGTGCACCGGTTAAGATAACGTGGGAAATCCTTATAAATTCGGAGGGTGGAAATAGTGTTTCACTTCTATGAACGGTTGGACTGGAACCATACTTTATGTAGACCTTGAGAAAGGCAAGTTTATCGTCGACAGGTACTCTAGGGAGTTAGCTTGCAACTTCATGGGAGGTAGAGGTTTCGCGGTCAAGCTTCTCTGGGGCCTTCTAAAACCCGGAGTTCATCCCTTGTCGTCTGAAAACCTGCTGGTCTTAGCTACGGGACCCCTGACGGGTCTACCGATCCCCAGTAGCGGTAAGCTAGTTATAGCTTCTAAAAGCCCGCTTACAGGAGGATATGGAGACGGAAGCATAGGGACTCTCGCGGCTGTTCAGATGAGGAGATCCGGTTACGACGCCATAGTGTTGAAGGGTAAGGCTAGAAAACCATCGGTTTTGGCCATCGATGACGGTCGTGTTGAGCTTGTCGAGGCGGAAGACTACTGGGGCTTATCAACCTCTGAGGTGGAGCAGAGGGTTAAAGAGGGTTATGGAGCTGATGTAGCCGTAGTCTCCATAGGTCCTGCGGGGGAGAACCTCGTTAAGTATGCTAATGTAGTTTCCCAAGGCGGTAGGGCTGGTGGTAGACCTGGAATGGGGGCGGTTATGGGGTCTAAAAACCTTAAGGCCTTGGTCTTCAGAGGAAGCGGCGAGATACCCGTAGCAGACAGGCAAGCGTTGAAGAAGGAGGCTTCCGAGGCTTATCGGCGTATAATGGAGCTTCCGAACTATGGCTTCTGGAAAAGACAAGGTACTATGGCTACGGTCGAGTGGAGCCAGGAGAACTCCGTCTTACCATATATGAACTTCCGTGAGGGTATATTCGACGAAGCCGAGGCTATAGGTGGGTTTGCTATGGAGAAGATTAAGGTGGGCCAGCGGGGATGCCCCTACTGTAACGCTGCCTGCGGAAACCTTGTGAAGGATTCTACCGGGTCGATATCTGAGCTAGACTACGAGAACGTAGCCATGTTAGGAGCTAACATTACCCTAGGAGACTTAGAGAAGGTAGCGACCTTAAACAGGATGGCCGACGAGCTGGGGTTAGACGCGATATCGCTGGGTAATGCCATAGGCTTCGCCTTCGAGGCTTCTGAGAAGCATTTGGTCGACGAGAAGCTTGAATGGGGATCGTTCGAAGACGCTAAAGCTCTGATAGAAAGTATCGCCTATAGGAAGGGGCTAGGTGCGTTGTTGGCTGAGGGGGTGCGTTATGCCTCGCTTAAGCTTGGGGGTGGGTCGCAAAGATGGGCTATGCATGTTAAGGGCTTGGAGGTATCTGGGTATGATTGCCACTCGGCTCCTGGAATGGCCTTGGCCTACGGGACTTCTCCGATAGGGGCTCATCATAAAGACGCGTGGATAATCTCCTGGGAGGTTAAAACCGACCGGCGAAGCTACTCGGATGAGAAAGTCGATAAGCTGATAGAGCTTCAGAGGATCAGGGGAGGGTTGTTCGAGTTCTTAACTGTATGCCGTCTGCCTTGGGTCGAACTAGGCTTGGAACTTGAACGGTATCCCAGGCTCTTGTACGCGGCTACGGGGTTGAAGTTTGGCTTCGATAAGCTGTTTGAGGTGGCCGATAGGATATACTGCCTGATAAGGGCTTTCTGGGTTAGAGAATACGGCGGCTGGAACGTTGAACTCGACTATCCACCTGATAGGTGGTTTGAGGAGCCTACCCGTAAAGGACCTTGTAAGGGCTCCACTCTAGATAGGGAGGGCTACGGTTCGATGCTTCAGCTATATTATGCGAGGAGAGGCTGGAGTCCTCAGGGCATACCCAGGAGGTCTACGATGGAGAGGCTTGGGCTATCGAACGAAGCTGAACAGTTGAGCAGATACGTGAATATACCCGACTAGGCGGAACTACTCAGCAAGCGAGAATGCTTAAGACTAGGATGCGCCTTAGAGAGTCCTGGGCGTTTTTGAATGTCTGTTTTCATAGTAGGAATAGTCGGTAGTCCGCGTAAGGGAGGGCTAACCACTAAGCTCGTAACAAAGGCTCTTGAAGGCGCTAAAGAGAAAGGGGCATCGGTTAAACTCGTTTATCTGGTCGACTACGATCTTAAACCTTGGACTCCTGAGCATGGCTCTGCGCCTGAGGAGCTCAACGAGCTTATGAGGCGGGCCGACGGCTATGTGGTCGGTTCACCGGTCTATTATCTAGACGTAAACGGGTTGACGAAGAATTTCTTCGACGCCGTCGACCTGGGGGATTCCAACGGTAAACCTGCCTTGGGCATAGCGGTAGCCGGAGGAACCGGGAAGGGGCTTGTGTTGGCTGTGAAGACGATATACTACTATTTCTTCTGTAAAGGGCTGCGTGGGTTAGAGCCCATACCCGTTTCTAGGTTTAACTTCGACGAGGCTTTGGAGAATGCCCGTCGGTCGGGAGCTCTACTGGCCGAGAAGGCGTCTGAGAGGAAGCCTTTCCGAAGCCTCAAGGAAAGGATCGCCTACTTTGAATCGCTCAAGTATATGAGTATGACTATGCTCGACGAGATAATGCTGTTAGCAAGTCAGCTGTTTAAGACCTCGCCTAGACGCGATAACCTCAAAAAGGCACGTGAAAGCTATGCGAAAGCTGCCAAGCTGATCGAAGAAGGCAAGAGACTTGAAGCAATCCCTCACGCCGTCAAGGCTTACGAGCTACTATACTACCGGTGATGACCGATTTAACACCCATATTCTGCCGATCCTCTTGAAGAGAGACCTCAGAAGCCTCTTAGCTTCTGAGATCACACCGAGCCTGTCATATATCACTATTCCATCCTCCAAGGCGTCTAAAACGACACCCCACCCTCCTCTGACGCCATCTATAAGCTCTTCAGGGGTCATCCAGAGGTCCTCGACCAAACTTTCCCCCCTCTTTATCCTAGTAGCCATG encodes the following:
- a CDS encoding helix-turn-helix domain-containing protein; its protein translation is MSKPREGESTTLKRAVKIVDEPKILMDPVRREILRLLAIRPLTATQLAEKLGLTKSTVSHHIQVLKRAGLIRIKWTRLESHGILEKYYEPTALLFIEDYHKIPKGMKNHFLMVHMERLRGVLIALYLMGRKVRITRLMKKSTGREAGFSREPDPLRELAGEVLECMTRLGAKYENELTDMDGETLLVKIYGEALRSIMSRNAWRSLNLGL
- the proC gene encoding pyrroline-5-carboxylate reductase — its product is MEEQDKPVKVSVVGAGKMGEAIIAGLLSSGVYKPSDLKAYDISPMRRRYINDTYGVRCPETVEEALENAEIVFVAVKPKDMASALSSISPHLKPETVVVSIAAGVPISHIEEHLPEGTQVVRVMPNLACRVREAMLVYAPSARVKPENLDKTVRILGLLGRTVRLREEYLNLATGLVGSGPAYIYLVIEALADAGVRMGLPKDIALTLAAQTTLGAAKMVLETGEHPAKLKDMVATPGGTTVEGLLELEERAVRAAFISAVSKATEKAERLKSR
- a CDS encoding aldehyde ferredoxin oxidoreductase family protein is translated as MNGWTGTILYVDLEKGKFIVDRYSRELACNFMGGRGFAVKLLWGLLKPGVHPLSSENLLVLATGPLTGLPIPSSGKLVIASKSPLTGGYGDGSIGTLAAVQMRRSGYDAIVLKGKARKPSVLAIDDGRVELVEAEDYWGLSTSEVEQRVKEGYGADVAVVSIGPAGENLVKYANVVSQGGRAGGRPGMGAVMGSKNLKALVFRGSGEIPVADRQALKKEASEAYRRIMELPNYGFWKRQGTMATVEWSQENSVLPYMNFREGIFDEAEAIGGFAMEKIKVGQRGCPYCNAACGNLVKDSTGSISELDYENVAMLGANITLGDLEKVATLNRMADELGLDAISLGNAIGFAFEASEKHLVDEKLEWGSFEDAKALIESIAYRKGLGALLAEGVRYASLKLGGGSQRWAMHVKGLEVSGYDCHSAPGMALAYGTSPIGAHHKDAWIISWEVKTDRRSYSDEKVDKLIELQRIRGGLFEFLTVCRLPWVELGLELERYPRLLYAATGLKFGFDKLFEVADRIYCLIRAFWVREYGGWNVELDYPPDRWFEEPTRKGPCKGSTLDREGYGSMLQLYYARRGWSPQGIPRRSTMERLGLSNEAEQLSRYVNIPD
- a CDS encoding NAD(P)H-dependent oxidoreductase encodes the protein MSVFIVGIVGSPRKGGLTTKLVTKALEGAKEKGASVKLVYLVDYDLKPWTPEHGSAPEELNELMRRADGYVVGSPVYYLDVNGLTKNFFDAVDLGDSNGKPALGIAVAGGTGKGLVLAVKTIYYYFFCKGLRGLEPIPVSRFNFDEALENARRSGALLAEKASERKPFRSLKERIAYFESLKYMSMTMLDEIMLLASQLFKTSPRRDNLKKARESYAKAAKLIEEGKRLEAIPHAVKAYELLYYR
- a CDS encoding nucleotidyltransferase domain-containing protein, producing the protein MERCVKHLLKDERVVGLILYGSLARGLEKPFPESDIDLIVVARNLPKDLFERRRMATRIKRGESLVEDLWMTPEELIDGVRGGWGVVLDALEDGIVIYDRLGVISEAKRLLRSLFKRIGRIWVLNRSSPVV